A window of Candidatus Bathyarchaeota archaeon contains these coding sequences:
- a CDS encoding 50S ribosomal protein L24e — MPKPRKCSFCGADFPAGTGMMYVKNDGSILWFDSSKCKKSSLAFKRDARKLKWTQYFGKEEKGKG; from the coding sequence ATGCCAAAACCGAGAAAATGTTCATTCTGTGGTGCTGATTTCCCAGCTGGCACAGGCATGATGTACGTTAAAAATGACGGCTCAATCCTTTGGTTCGATTCCAGCAAATGCAAAAAGAGCAGCTTAGCATTCAAACGTGATGCCCGTAAGCTGAAGTGGACTCAGTACTTCGGTAAAGAAGAAAAAGGCAAAGGGTAA